A stretch of DNA from Vibrio palustris:
CAACCAACGCTTTTAACCCGAGGGTAATCAAGGCAATAAATGCTAATAACGAGGCGCTAGCAAACGCAGCTTGAGATTGATATCCCTGATATAATGCTTGCACATTTAAAGGAAGCGTATTGGTTTCCCCACGAATTTGCCCTGACACCACAGAAACCGCACCAAACTCACCTATTGCACGTGCATTGGTTAAAATGACACCGTAAATTAATGCCCACTTAATATTGGGTAACGTGACTTTGCTAAAAAGTTGCCACCATGATGCCCCTAGTACCACTGCGGCTTCTTCATCACTACGCCCTTGCTGCTGCATTAAAGGAATGAGTTCTCTTGCAACAAATGGGCAGGTCACAAAGATTGTCACCAGTACGATGCCTGGCCACGCAAACATAATTTGTAGATTATGCTCAAATAACCAAGACCCCAGCCATCCGGTACGTCCATACAATAATATGTACATTAAACCTGCGACGACCGGCGAGACCGCAAACGGAATATCAGTCAGGGTAATCAATAGCTTACGACCTGGAAACTCAAAACGTGTCACTGTCCACGCCAAAAGTACCCCGAAGATTAAGTTGATAGGAACCGTCAAGATTGCAACACCGAGTGTGAGCAAAATGGCATGCTGAGTATCTTTATCTTCAAAATACGAAAAGTATTGAACAATGCCATCAGTAAACGCATGTCCAAAAATACTCAGTAGTGGTACTAAAAGTAAAATGAATGCCATGATCACAGCGACACCAATTAAGAGCGCTTTAATGAGTGGGTGATCCCCAACACGGCGTACATTGTTATCTGAATGCATAGATCCCTCTAATGACCATGAATACGACGTAAGTAGCGGCTTTGCCACACGTTAATGCTCATAAGCAAAATCAGTGACACGATAAGAATAACGGAAGCAATGGCACTCGCGCCGGCATTATCAAACTCTTGTAAGCGGTCTAAAATCATTAACGAGGTAATTTCTGTTTTGTATGCCATGTTACCTGCAATAAATATAACAGCCCCGAACTCTCCTAAACTACGCGTGAACGACAAGGCAATACCGACCAATAATGCCGGCCATAATGAAGGAAATATCACCCGCTGAAAAACTTGCCAGTCGGATGCTCCTAGCGTCATCCCGGCTTCTTCTTCTTCCGCGGACAGCTCCTCTAATACCGGTTGCACCGTACGAACCACAAAGGGAATGCTCGTAAACGCCATCGCGAGAATAATCCCCAACGGGGTATACGCGACTTTAATTCCCCATTCTGCAAGCACACTACCAAACGCACCTTTACTTGAATATAACGTCGCGAGTGTGATACCCGCTACGGCTGTCGGTAACGCAAAAGGTAAGTCAACAAGTGCATCTAATAAACGCTTCCCCGGAAAGCGATAACGCACGAGAACCCAAGCGAGTAATAGTCCAAATACCCCATTGAATAATGATGCAGCAATCGCACTGAGCAACGTGATTTTATAACTCGCGACAACCCGAGGATCGGTAATGGCAAACCAGTAGTCACCCCATGTCATCCCACTGATTTGTGCAATCATCCCTGTCATTGGTAAAAGTAAGATCAAACTAATAAAAAATAGTGAGGTACCTAAGCTAATGCCAAAACCGGGTAACACATGCTTAGAACCAGTGGGAATCGAAAGGAACCCCAATTGTTTTTTCATAATGACTCTTTACACTCATCCATACATGTCAACCACATGATGCCCGTAAATCTATACAGGCATCATACAGTTATACGTTTAACGACGCTGTAATTGATCTAAGCGCGCACCACGTGAGAATTGCGTTTTCATCGCATTCGGCCAACCGCCGGTGATTTGTTTCACTGTCATCAGATCCACTTTAGGGAATCGATCGGCTTCTTCAGCCAACACATCTTTATCATCAACACGATAATTAAAGCTAGCCAATAGGCGTTGTGCAGGTTTGCTATATAAATAATTCAAATATTCATGCGCTAATTTTTCAGTGCCATGGCTTTTCGCGTTGGCATCAACCACAGCGACGGGAAACTCAGCAAGAATCGAGGTTTTAGGTACAACCACTTCGTATTTGTCGGAACCATATTGATCACGAATGTTATTCACTTCAGATTCAAACGTAAGTAACACATCGCCTAAGCCACGTTCCACAAAAGATGTCGTTGCACCACGACCACCGGTATCAAAGACGGCAACATTACGCAGCATTTTTTTCAAATACGCATTTTGGTCAGCAATATCGTCTTTACCAAAGGTCTTTTGTGCATAGCCTAACGCGGCCAAATAGGTATAACGTCCATTACCCGAGGTTTTTGGGTTAGGAAATACCGATGATACGCCATCACGGGCTAAATCTTTCCAACTGTGAATATTTTTAGGATTTCCCTTACGAACTAAAAATGCGGTGGTCGAATAATACGGTGAACTGTTGTTTGGGAATTTAGATTGCCAGTTTGCTGGGATCAAATTACCTTTATCATGCAAAACTTGAACGTCTGTTACTTGATTAAATGTGACCACATCTGCTGGCATACCTTGCAAAATAGCACGCGCTTGGGTTGATGAACCTGAGTGGGATTGTTTAATCGTGACATCATTACCTGTTTCTTCTTTCCAGTGTTTTTTAAACAATGGGTTGTAACTGGCAAATAGCTCGCGGGCAATATCATAAGATGAGTTAAGTAACGTTTGTTCTGCCGCTGATGCTGCAAAGCTGCTCGCCAGTAACACGCTCGCTAGCAACGTTTTGGAAAATGGATATTTCATGAATACTCCGTATACGGTGTTGTTCCTATTATTCACAACAGAGTATTAGAATTTCTAAGAATGATAAATCCAAACAATATAACCTTTTGATATAACACCTTACCAAACCTTGTAGTTTCTAGATTTAATCCTTGTTTTTTATATTAAAGAACTTTTTAATAACCGCTAGCTCAAACATAATGACGCTTGTTAATCGGATTATCGACTCCATCAATACTACATAAGGACTTCTTCGTGTCAGAATTTCCAACTATCGCCGATTATATCGGTCATACCCCACTCGTTCGCTTACAGCGTTTGGCAGGTAATACCACGAGTACCGTATTAGTGAAGCTGGAGGGGAATAACCCTGCAGGCTCTGTCAAAGATCGTCCGGCGTTTAATATGATTCAGTGTGCTGAAGACCGCGGAACAATTAAACCTGGTGATACGTTAATTGAAGCCACCAGCGGCAATACTGGTATCGCTTTAGCTATGGCCGCAGCCATAAAAGGCTATAAAATGATACTGATCATGCCACAGTCTTCTACCCAAGAAAGGGTCGATTCAATGAAGGCTTACGGAGCCGAACTTATTTTAGTTGAAGGGATGGAAGTGGCGCGAGATCTTGCCTTGAGTATGCAACAAAATGGCCAAGGCATCGTGCTCGACCAATTTAATAACCCCGATAATCCCGAGGCCCATTTCAAATCAACCGGTCCAGAAATCTGGCAACAAACGCAGGGTAAAATTACTCACTTTGTATCGAGTATGGGAACCACTGGCACTATTATGGGTGTTTCTCGTTACCTCAAATCACAAAAACCTGATGTCACAATTGTGGGTTTACAACCATCTGAAGGGAGTAAAATCCCGGGTATCCGTCGGTGGCCGGCCGAATATTTACCCGGTATTTTTGATGCGGCGAACGTTGATCAAGTGATTGATGTTGAAGAGCAGGACGCAATAAAGACCGCCCGTGAACTTGCTAGTTTAGAAGGCATTTGTGCGGGAGTTAGTTCAGGTGGCGCTGTGAGTGCAGCCATAAAAATTGCCGATGAAAACCCAGGCTCTATTGTGGTTGCCATTGTGTGTGACCGCGGCGATCGTTACTTGTCATCTGGGCTATTTTCATAGTACATCGATAAACAAGAATTGACGTAAAAAAGGGCGTACGCAACATCATGCGGACGCCCTTTTTAGCTCATGTGTTTTAAGCGAAACCGTTAACCTTCCGCTCACCGAGCAATAGTTACATGATTAATTGAATGTTTCTGGATCGGGTCCGAGGCGTTCACCACGCTCTAACGACGCAATTGCAGTAATATCATCTTGATCTAATGAGAAATTAAACACATCTCCGTTCTCTTTTATACGTGACGGCGTCACTGATTTAGGGATAACGACATTCCCAGATTCAATGTGCCAACGAATGATGATTTGTGCTGGCGTTTTGCCATGCTTTTTCGCGATCGTTTCGATAACGCTATCGCTGAGTGCATTATTTTGTGCCAACGGACTCCACGACTCTGTGACCACTCCCATTGACTCGTGCGCTTGCTGCATCGCTTGTTGCTGCATATAAGGGTGCAGCTCAATTTGGTTGATCACAGGTTTCACACCAGTATCTGCAACTAAATGCTTGAGATGACCTTCGGTAAAGTTAGACACACCGATGGACTTAACTAATCCCTGTTTTTGCATTTCGATGAGCGCTTGCCAAGTTTCGACATATAAACATTTATTCGGTCTTGGCCAATGAATCAGCAATAGATCAACGTAGTCGGTACCTAGCTTTTTAAGACTTTGCTTAATAGCTTCCCACGCCGCATCATAGCCTTGCGCATCATTCCATACCTTAGTGGTCAGAAAGAGATCTTCACGCGAAATACCGCTTTGTCTAATGCCTTCACCAACGCCTTCTTCATTACCATAAATCGCGGCCGTATCAATGTGTCGATACCCACATTGTATCGCTTCTTTTACTGCTAATGCCGCCTGCTCATTGGACGCTTTCCATACGCCTAAACCAAGTTGCGGTATTGAGTGACCATCGTGAAACTGAATTCGTGCTGCTGATGTCATGAGAACTCCTTAAGTGGCGGTGATGGTGTAGAACACTGCAATGCTCTGAGATTCGTTCCTACACAATCGACCAAAATATACGTTCTCACCGTATCATACTGACGTACTAAATCTACCACCCAGTTCAAATCATGGCACTGTGTCACAACCTAACCTAAGATAACCTACACTGACTTGCTAACCATAATATCGAGAATTTGGACGTCTGTTTGCATCATCGAGCCATTGGCTAACGCTGATAAATTAGCGATAGAGTCATCCACATTATTGGCTACGATGCCTTCTTGACCCGAAACAAACTGATTATCAATCGCCATTAGGGCTGCTTTAAGAGCCGCCCCCGCTGATGAGGAGACTTTCATCGCACATGCGGTTTTGGCGCCATCACAAATTACTCCGGCGACGTCCCCTATCATGCTGCTGACGGCATAACTGACTTGTTGATAATCGCCGCCCAATAAATAAGTAATACCCGCAGTTGCGCCCATTCCTGCCGTCGTTGCGCCACACAGAGCAGATAATTTGTGTTGCTGCGCTTTAATATAAATGGCCATCAAATTGGTGAGCACAAGCGCACGTAATGTTTGCTCACGAGTTGCATTGATAAATTGTGCAGTGGCCACCACAGGCATTGTTGCCGCAATCCCTTGATTACCTGAACCAGAGTTACTCATGGCGGCTTTCATCGCGCCATCCATTCGAGCATCGGACGCCGCCGATGTGCGCATCAACACTTGGGTGAGTAAATCGTTCGACAACAAGCCACGGTCAATATTGCGTTGTAACGTCGCGCCAATCTGTAGACCATAATCGCCCTGCAAACCTTCTTTGGAAAGGGCATCATTTAATTGCTGGGCTTGCTCTATAAATTCAATATCAGCAAGTGGCGCATGACGGGCAAACTCATCAATATCTTGCGCCTTCGCATCCGACATAATTGCGGTGACGTTTAACATTGCTGAGGTTTCGCAAGACTCAGAGGTAACAGGCGCTTGATACATCGTAAGCCCATTTTCCTCGATTGAAATTACGTGAGTATGCGCGTCGGCAATCGTGACCGCCACATTATTATCACCATCACTGACCGTCACTTTGGCATAAAGAATATGATTGACGGGCGCGACTGTCATCGACACCGCTTGCGCGTCGACTAATTGCTTGGCTTGCTCTACATCATGCGGGGTAATCGCTTCTAATACTTCTAGACCAGCATTAGGGTTACCCGCAATCGCGCCAAGCGCCGCGGCAATAGGTAGGCCAACCATCCCTGTCCCTGGAATGCCAACGCCCATACCATTTTTCATCAAATTAGGAGAAACATTGACCGTAATACATTGAGTCGGCGCCGATAAGCGTGCCGCACCGATAGCGGCAGCAAGCGCAACAGAGACCGGTTCTGTGCACCCTAATGCTGGCACCACCTCATGTTGCAGAACTTTAATAAAGGGAGTCCAAAGTTGTGTATTCATAAACATTCCTTACCGCCAGTTGTCGTTACGCCGCATTGCGCTGATAACCAACTATAACCTCAGTAACGAATAATTATTTCACTATATTTCCTATTAAATTAATCAAATATATAAATAAATTTTTCTTTAAATATAAATAATAGAAAAATTTTCTATTAAAACTATTGATCATGATAGATAAGCCAATGGCGTGCCGAGATCTTAGCGTGATGGAAGAGGCCCAGCGAGCGCAAAGATGTCCCAAATAGACAAGCATAAAAAAAGAGCAGTGATAACACTGCTCTTTTTTAAGTTGTGATGAAAACACTCATCCATCAAACCAATGGCTTAGCCCGCTAAGCCTTGCTTAGCAAGATACTCATCGTACGTACCATGGAAGTCGTTGACACCTGCATCGGTGATTTCAATAATGCGCGTCGCGATAGAAGAAACGAATTGACGGTCATGAGACACAAACATCAACGTTCCCTTGTAGTTTTCTAACGCAAGGTTAACGGCTTCGATTGACTCCATATCCATGTGGTTGGTTGGCTCATCCATCAATAAGATATTTGGACGTTGCATGATAAGTTTACCAAACAACATACGGCCCTGTTCACCACCCGACAGGACTTTGACTGATTTCTTGATATCATTTTGTGAAAACAGCATACGACCAAGAATACCACGTAGGGTTTGCTCGTCATCGCCGTCATTTTTCCATTGACCCATCCAATCCAGTAAGGTCATATCTTCACTGAAATCATGAGCATGGTCTTGAGCATAGTAACCAATGTTGCTGTTTTCAGACCATTTAATATTACCTGCTTTCGGTTCCATCACCCCAGCTAGCGTATTAAGCAAGGTTGATTTACCAATACCGTTAGCACCGATAACGGCAATGCGCTCACCTACTTCCACCATAAGGTCAACGTCTTTGAAAAGCATGTTGTCATCGTAACCTTGCGTTAGACCTTTTACTTCTAGCGCATTACGGAATAATTCTTTTTCTTGATCGAAGCGAATAAATGGCGATTGACGGCTAGACGGTTTCACTTCATCCAGCTGAATTTTATCTAATTGCTTTTGACGAGAGGTCGCTTGCTTCGCTTTTGATGCGTTTGCAGAGAAACGACTTACGAACGTTTTCAGCTCCGCAATTTGTGCTTTCTTCTTCGCGTTATCGGCATGTAGACGTTCGCGAGCTTGCTCCGCTGCAATCATGTACTCATCATAGTTACCGTGGAAAAGGCGCAATTCACCGTAATCCAAATCAGCCATGTGAGTACACACAGTGTTAAGGAAGTGGCGGTCGTGGGAAATGATGATCATGGTGCAGTTACGTGCTAACAAAATCTCTTCCAACCACGCAATGGTATGCATATCCAAGTTGTTGGTCGGCTCATCAAGTAACATGATTTCTGGTTCAGCAAACAGCACCTGTGCTAGCAAAACACGTAATTTAAGGCCTGGAGCAATTTCACTCATCAAACCGTAATGCTGCTCTTCAGGAATACCTAAACCAAGCAACAATTCTCCGGCACGCGCATCGGCAGAATAGCCATCCATTTCTGCGAATTCGACTTCCAAATCACCCACACGCATGCCATCTTCGTCAGACATTTCTGGCAAAGCGTAAATACGGTCACGTTCTTCTTTTACTTTCCATAAATCTTTATGGCCCATGATGACAGTATCAATGACTGAGTAATCTTCAAATGCAAACTGATCCTGACCTAGCTTCGCCATGCGTTCGTTTGGATCGGTGATAACCGTCCCTGACGATTGTTCCAGTTCACCGCCTAAAATTTTCATAAAGGTCGATTTACCACAACCGTTCGCGCCGATAAGGCCGTAACGATTGCCATTGCCAAATTTTATTGAGATGTTTTCAAATAATGGCTTATCGCCAAATTGCATGGTGATGTTTGCAGTTGATAGCACAAGAAATCCTAAATTGGAGGTCAAAAACGTAAAAAGCCATTATAAGTGGCTTGTGAATGTGAGCATAATAACAGTTTTTATCCACGCTATCAGCTCTAATCGGGGCTTAGAACAATAACAATCGCGGGCAGAATGCGAGTAAAATGCAATAACATTGTGTTTTTGTTCGATCTTTCTACCAAATACTATCTTATTCAAATATTCGGTTGCTATTCTCGGTTGTTTTTTATCTAATAGCGTCCATATAAAAGGGACTTCTAAACCAAAGCAAGGTTTGCCTCATTCACGCGAAATTGTTGTAATGACAGTGTCGTATTCAAATTGTTTAAATTATTAAGTAAAAGGTTGGGACGGTGAATGTCTGACGTATCCACAAATACAAGCAGTACCGCGTCTGTTATGCAGTCGGTATTAGATTTTATGAATTCAGGCTGGGGCTATTCAATCGGGGGAATTATCCTGGTTGTCGCGGCTGGCTACTGGGGTGTGCGTAAACTCAACACACCAAGCTTTGTGATCAAACAGATCCGCAAGCGCAACATGAAAGAGATGAAGAAACAAGGCGCAGAAACCAACGAAGCCATGCAAGATATGGATCGTTTATTAGACTCGGTTGAGAAATATGCCAACAAGCAAGGCATGAAAGGCTCAGAAATGGCAAAACTACTGACGCCACTGCAGCAAACCAAGTCGAACCCATCTGCCGCTAACTTTTACCAATCAATGGCACATATTGCGAGAAACATTAACGACACTAACTTGTCGAACAAATTGTTGAAAAAAGGTAAGCAAGTAAAATCAAGCTCAGCCTTGATGGCAGGCCTTCTTAAGCGTGCGGGTATTTAATTCCCAGCATTGCAAAAAAACCGGCGCTCATTGAGCGCCGGTTTTTTTATGCCTGATTGTAAACACTCATTACCGAGCCAGCAGGCTAGTCAAAAATAGGCGCATCGTAATCATAACCTTCATCGGTATACGCTGTGACCATCGCATCAGCGACTAAGCCATGTTCATCCGCCACATGAGTTGCAAAGAAATCATGGATTTGCTGACGGCGACCATGGGCAGCCCACGCGTCACTATTTTGCCAAATTTCATTGAACACAATCGGATAATCGTTGTTCATCGCGCTCGGGTGGCTAATTTGACGCGTCACAGTATATTGAATACAACCATCTTCTCTGTGTGCATCCGGCTCTAATGCTTTTAGTACTTCGAAAAGTTCCGCTTCTTTGCCTTCTTTTGGTTTAAATTGCGCAAACACATAGACTTTACTCGACATATACTTTCCTTTCGATTTAATAAATACACTTAAGACTCATTCACCGCAGACGATTTACTCGCTAAAGGCCGTCACAAATACGGGCTTGTGCGATTAGGTCAAATGCAACTGACCGGGTAAATTAGAGAAACTTGGCACGCTCTTCAAGACATTCATAAGAAGCTACTTCGAACTCTCGGCATATCCACGGACGGTTTTCATAAATCGTACACATGTAGGTGTCTCTGTCCATGGCAGAACACCAGCCATCCTCTAACCGTAACATGGTTTCACCGCCCCACTCATCACGCTTGATGTGTTTTTCTGGCACACCCGTATCGGAAATGATCATCACTTCTAGGCGGCAACAACATGCTTCACAGTTTGAGCACGCCACTTCTTCTGGCGGTAAATCGGTTTTAATCGGTATATTCATGAGGACCTTAAATCTTGGACATACTAGCATGATACCTGATTTACGAGCTGATCATAGAGGCAAGCTTTCACACAGCAGGTCTTTATTATATTCGCGTTAATCACGTTCACTTATTGGCTGTTACAATTTGAAACAAACTAATGATTGTGACGCTAGCGGTTGATTATATTGATATGTTATAACATCTTTAAATTAACCTAATGACGATCATTCAGTGCCTGAATTACTACCCTCTTCCTGTATTTTACATGTCGACAATTTGTCCCTTGCGATAAGTCATCAAGAACTGGTAAAAAACATCAGTTTTCAGCTTCACCAAGGTGAGCGCGTGTGTCTGCTCGGCGCATCGGGATCGGGGAAGTCACTGACGGCGCGAGCGTTAAGTGGCACCTTGCCACCGCATTGCCAAATTTCAGGAAAAGTGACAGTCAATGGGCATGACGTCACCCACCAGCCGATACTACAGCGCTCTAATTTAGGCCGTGTCGCGACGGTTTTTCAAGACTCTTTTGGTGCCCTCAATCCATTAATGAGTGTCGGCAAGCAATTATCCCTAAGTACTCATATTGGTTCCCAGCATGAGCTCTCATCTTTATTGGAAAAAATGCACATCACCGATAGCGATACATTGCTATCTCGTCTGCCTGCCGAATTGTCAGGTGGACAACGTCAGCGTTTGTGCATCGCACTGGCTTTGCTCAGTGGCGCCAATCTACTTGTAGCGGACGAGCCTACCACCGCATTGGATGTACTTAATCAACAGCAAGTGGTCGATTTGCTCAAACAATGTACAAAAAATAACGCGTGTGACCACAGTGAGCACTTACACGGCACACCGCTTTCATTGCTATTTATTACCCATGATATTCACGTTGCGGCGCAGCTTTGCGAGCGAGCCATAGTATTGTACGACGGTCAAATTGTTGAGCAAGGCTCGATGGAAAACCTGTTAACGGCCCCGCAACACCCGTATACACAACGGTTGGTTGCCGCGGTAAAAACCACCGATGAATACATTGCGCCCTTTATCCATAAGGTACAACCAGCATGAGTCTCTCTTCTACGTTTTTGCAACTATCCAATGTGACTTTTGCTCCGCAAGCCACGCCGATCATCGCTGATTTATCATTGGCTTTGACGCATAAAGAGCGCGTGGGCTTAGTGGGCGCATCAGGAAGTGGTAAATCCACCCTACTAAAGCTGATGTTAGGTCTTGTGCGCCCAAACGGTGGTACTTTAACATGTCAACAACGCGTCATTGATGCTCGTCCATGGCGTTCACTTAATTGGTATCGCCAGCAAGTACAATACATACCTCAAGATCCGCATCATTCTTTGCCGCCCCAGCAAACAGTGCAACAAGTATTGATAGAGCCAATGAAGCGTTTAAAGCGCCGCATGCCTAGCGCACAAGACTTACACAATGCCGTCGAACAAGTCGAATTACCTCATAATGTATTGCAAAAAACCATTGGGGAATTGTCTGGCGGACAAGCCCAGCGCATTGCATTAGCGCGCGCGCTTATCATCAAACCGCAATTTTTATTAGCTGATGAGCCCACCAGCGGATTGGATTTTCCGTTACGTGAGCAAATGAAAACACTGCTTGGTAATGTCTGCGAGCAGCATCACATGGGGCTACTTGTCGTCACACACGATATTTCAATGGTTGCAGGATTATGCGATCGGTTATTGGTCATGAATCAGGGTCATGTAGTCGAAGACCGCCACACTCAAGAAGTACTGCAAGCGCCACATCATCCGTATACACAACAATTATTGGCAGCGGTGCCATGTATGCCATGCCATATTCACCATTTAACCCATCATCGGCCATTATCGAGCCATCTAATACAAGGACATTCTCATTCATGAAATCAACGCATTATAAAACATGGTCACTGTTAGGCCTCATGGTGTCCGTCACGACCTTGAGTGGGTGTTTTGATAATACCGATAACACGAGTGCCACCGCTCAACAATCCGCGGTGACTGACTCCGGGCGTTTACGTTTAGCCATGCTGCAACCGCCGCGCTCAGGTCTCACGCCATTAAGTGATGATGCGTTTAAACTGTCACGTTGGAGCACGGCAGAAACCCTAACTGTGTTAGACAAAGACGGCCAATTACAACCCGCTCTCGCCAAACAATGGGAACAAATAAGTCCGACTCAGTGGCGCTTTGAGCTACGTCCTGAGGTTACGTTTCATGATGGAGAGTCACTGACAGCCGTCAGTGTAGTAAATGCGCTACAAGCCGCCACGCAAGCGTCACCTAAGCCGCGTATTCTTGATGGTGTTGATTTAACAATTAAAGCCGATGGTGACAATGCTGTCCTTGTGACGAGCAAAGTGGCAGACCCATTATTAGCACAACGCATGACAAGTCCTCAGCTTGCAATTTTATCGCCTAACGCATACGGAAAAAATGGCATCATTAATCCGATAAAAGCGGGCACTGGCCCCTTTGTATTAACCAAAATACAAGGCACGAGTGGCGCCACGTTAGATCGCTATGACCACTATTGGGGTGATAAAGCACAGGCGTCAGGTATTGATGTCAGTTTCGTACCAGATGGTATCGCCCGCGCGGCGGCATTACGTACTAACAACGCTGATATTGTGGAAGCGATTCCGGTATCACAAGCCCCATTATTAGATCCGGCTTTAGTACACGAAGTTCCAATGCCACGTACCAACACTTTGTACCTTAATACCAAGCGTGGTGTCATGAAAGATCCGGCGATGCGTGCAGCGGTACGTGATGCGATTAATCGTCAAGTCATCGTCAATAACGTTTATGAAAAACGCGCTGATATTGCCACCGGATTGCTTGGGCCTGCGATACCTTGGGCGGCTAAACTGCGCCACCCCGTGGCTAATCCAACAAAAGCAGGTAATCCTCAGGGAAAAACCATTACCCTTGCAACCTTTACCGATCGGACCGAATTACCGGAAGTCGCCGTGTACCTTGCCCAGCAACTCACCCAAGCCGGCTTTAACGTTAAGCAGGATGTCCGTGAATACTCCCAGATAGAATCTGATGCGTTAGCTGGCAAGTTTGATGCCTTCATATTGTCACGAGCGACCGTGTTAGACTCAGGCGATCCGGTGGCTTATATGTACA
This window harbors:
- a CDS encoding serine dehydratase subunit alpha family protein, whose amino-acid sequence is MNTQLWTPFIKVLQHEVVPALGCTEPVSVALAAAIGAARLSAPTQCITVNVSPNLMKNGMGVGIPGTGMVGLPIAAALGAIAGNPNAGLEVLEAITPHDVEQAKQLVDAQAVSMTVAPVNHILYAKVTVSDGDNNVAVTIADAHTHVISIEENGLTMYQAPVTSESCETSAMLNVTAIMSDAKAQDIDEFARHAPLADIEFIEQAQQLNDALSKEGLQGDYGLQIGATLQRNIDRGLLSNDLLTQVLMRTSAASDARMDGAMKAAMSNSGSGNQGIAATMPVVATAQFINATREQTLRALVLTNLMAIYIKAQQHKLSALCGATTAGMGATAGITYLLGGDYQQVSYAVSSMIGDVAGVICDGAKTACAMKVSSSAGAALKAALMAIDNQFVSGQEGIVANNVDDSIANLSALANGSMMQTDVQILDIMVSKSV
- the cysT gene encoding sulfate/thiosulfate ABC transporter permease CysT; the encoded protein is MKKQLGFLSIPTGSKHVLPGFGISLGTSLFFISLILLLPMTGMIAQISGMTWGDYWFAITDPRVVASYKITLLSAIAASLFNGVFGLLLAWVLVRYRFPGKRLLDALVDLPFALPTAVAGITLATLYSSKGAFGSVLAEWGIKVAYTPLGIILAMAFTSIPFVVRTVQPVLEELSAEEEEAGMTLGASDWQVFQRVIFPSLWPALLVGIALSFTRSLGEFGAVIFIAGNMAYKTEITSLMILDRLQEFDNAGASAIASVILIVSLILLMSINVWQSRYLRRIHGH
- the cysW gene encoding sulfate ABC transporter permease subunit CysW; amino-acid sequence: MHSDNNVRRVGDHPLIKALLIGVAVIMAFILLLVPLLSIFGHAFTDGIVQYFSYFEDKDTQHAILLTLGVAILTVPINLIFGVLLAWTVTRFEFPGRKLLITLTDIPFAVSPVVAGLMYILLYGRTGWLGSWLFEHNLQIMFAWPGIVLVTIFVTCPFVARELIPLMQQQGRSDEEAAVVLGASWWQLFSKVTLPNIKWALIYGVILTNARAIGEFGAVSVVSGQIRGETNTLPLNVQALYQGYQSQAAFASASLLAFIALITLGLKALVEWRQERSLRIDNAKNE
- the cysM gene encoding cysteine synthase CysM yields the protein MSEFPTIADYIGHTPLVRLQRLAGNTTSTVLVKLEGNNPAGSVKDRPAFNMIQCAEDRGTIKPGDTLIEATSGNTGIALAMAAAIKGYKMILIMPQSSTQERVDSMKAYGAELILVEGMEVARDLALSMQQNGQGIVLDQFNNPDNPEAHFKSTGPEIWQQTQGKITHFVSSMGTTGTIMGVSRYLKSQKPDVTIVGLQPSEGSKIPGIRRWPAEYLPGIFDAANVDQVIDVEEQDAIKTARELASLEGICAGVSSGGAVSAAIKIADENPGSIVVAIVCDRGDRYLSSGLFS
- a CDS encoding ABC-F family ATPase, whose translation is MLSTANITMQFGDKPLFENISIKFGNGNRYGLIGANGCGKSTFMKILGGELEQSSGTVITDPNERMAKLGQDQFAFEDYSVIDTVIMGHKDLWKVKEERDRIYALPEMSDEDGMRVGDLEVEFAEMDGYSADARAGELLLGLGIPEEQHYGLMSEIAPGLKLRVLLAQVLFAEPEIMLLDEPTNNLDMHTIAWLEEILLARNCTMIIISHDRHFLNTVCTHMADLDYGELRLFHGNYDEYMIAAEQARERLHADNAKKKAQIAELKTFVSRFSANASKAKQATSRQKQLDKIQLDEVKPSSRQSPFIRFDQEKELFRNALEVKGLTQGYDDNMLFKDVDLMVEVGERIAVIGANGIGKSTLLNTLAGVMEPKAGNIKWSENSNIGYYAQDHAHDFSEDMTLLDWMGQWKNDGDDEQTLRGILGRMLFSQNDIKKSVKVLSGGEQGRMLFGKLIMQRPNILLMDEPTNHMDMESIEAVNLALENYKGTLMFVSHDRQFVSSIATRIIEITDAGVNDFHGTYDEYLAKQGLAG
- a CDS encoding aldo/keto reductase: MTSAARIQFHDGHSIPQLGLGVWKASNEQAALAVKEAIQCGYRHIDTAAIYGNEEGVGEGIRQSGISREDLFLTTKVWNDAQGYDAAWEAIKQSLKKLGTDYVDLLLIHWPRPNKCLYVETWQALIEMQKQGLVKSIGVSNFTEGHLKHLVADTGVKPVINQIELHPYMQQQAMQQAHESMGVVTESWSPLAQNNALSDSVIETIAKKHGKTPAQIIIRWHIESGNVVIPKSVTPSRIKENGDVFNFSLDQDDITAIASLERGERLGPDPETFN
- the cysP gene encoding thiosulfate ABC transporter substrate-binding protein CysP, which codes for MKYPFSKTLLASVLLASSFAASAAEQTLLNSSYDIARELFASYNPLFKKHWKEETGNDVTIKQSHSGSSTQARAILQGMPADVVTFNQVTDVQVLHDKGNLIPANWQSKFPNNSSPYYSTTAFLVRKGNPKNIHSWKDLARDGVSSVFPNPKTSGNGRYTYLAALGYAQKTFGKDDIADQNAYLKKMLRNVAVFDTGGRGATTSFVERGLGDVLLTFESEVNNIRDQYGSDKYEVVVPKTSILAEFPVAVVDANAKSHGTEKLAHEYLNYLYSKPAQRLLASFNYRVDDKDVLAEEADRFPKVDLMTVKQITGGWPNAMKTQFSRGARLDQLQRR